The following proteins come from a genomic window of Populus nigra chromosome 6, ddPopNigr1.1, whole genome shotgun sequence:
- the LOC133696727 gene encoding protein BIG GRAIN 1-like E → MSITGLSSDPSKPYKKSLHRRNNSDELDVFEAARYFSGYNEAGAGYNGATYTQRVMREDHKNSWRGGRMSLDVPMRNPLPHHLHQQPHTVEKQILKEKKYKQPSSPGGRLASFLNSLFNQTSSKKKKSKSTTQSMKDDDESPGGRRKRRSSISHFRSSSTTDTKSLYSSSSSGFRTPSPYTHPPTKGCKESRCYSDHKQIVSLSKQNGTVKSTTFQNEISDDKKKSGFSWLEERYKFVNDGFSDQKAAKNRGNQYLEKDRTWVDEHYLSEENEFKKFNEVDDGAESDSSSDLFELQNCDLGIYSNGLPVYETTHMDSIKRGAVPISNGTL, encoded by the coding sequence ATGTCCATCACAGGACTCTCATCAGACCCTAGTAAGCCTTACAAGAAGTCCTTGCATCGGAGAAACAATTCTGATGAGCTTGATGTGTTTGAGGCAGCACGGTATTTCTCAGGATACAATGAAGCAGGTGCGGGGTATAATGGTGCAACTTACACACAGAGAGTCATGAGAGAAGATCATAAGAATTCTTGGAGGGGGGGAAGAATGAGCCTAGATGTACCAATGAGAAATCCGCTACCTCATCATCTCCATCAACAGCCTCATACAGTGGAGAAGCAAATACTGAAAGAGAAGAAATACAAGCAACCAAGCTCTCCAGGTGGTAGACTTGCCAGCTTCTTGAATTCTCTCTTTAATCAAACAAGctctaaaaagaagaaatcaaagtCCACCACACAATCAATGAAAGATGATGATGAGAGCCCCGGTGGAAGGAGGAAAAGGAGGAGCAGCATTAGTCATTTTCGAAGCTCAAGCACTACTGATACAAAGTCTTTGTATTCTTCTTCAAGCTCTGGTTTTAGGACACCCTCTCCTTATACACACCCTCCAACAAAGGGCTGCAAGGAGTCCAGATGCTATTCAGATCACAAGCAAATAGTTTCCTTGTCAAAGCAGAATGGGACTGTGAAGTCCACAACTTTCCAAAATGAGATATCGGATGATAAAAAGAAGTCAGGTTTCTCTTGGCTGGAGGAGAGATACAAATTCGTCAATGATGGGTTTTCAGATCAGAAAGCAGCCAAGAATCGCGGTAACCAATATTTGGAGAAAGACAGGACTTGGGTTGATGAACATTATCTATCAGAGGAAAACGAATTTAAGAAGTTCAATGAGGTGGATGATGGAGCTGAGAGTGATTCAAGCTCTGATTTGTTTGAACTGCAAAACTGTGACTTGGGTATCTACTCAAATGGTCTGCCCGTGTATGAAACAACACATATGGATAGCATCAAAAGAGGAGCAGTTCCAATTTCAAATGGCACCCTATGA
- the LOC133695834 gene encoding truncated transcription factor CAULIFLOWER A-like, whose translation MGRGRVQLKRIENKINRQVTFSKRRTGLLKKANEISVLCDAEVALIVFSHKGKLFEYSTDDSMEKILERYERYSYAERQLVATDLDSQGNWTLEYNRLKAKVELLQRNHRNYLGEDLDSMSLKELQNLEQQIDTALKHIRARKNHLMSQSISELQRKEREIQVQNNMLVKQIKEKEKKDKALAQPAFWDLQNHGPNASSLLLSQPAGLPLPCLNIGGSHQEEAPDQARRNELGHTLEPIYSFHLGGYGA comes from the exons atgggaaGAGGTAGGGTTCAGTTGAAGAGAATAGAGAACAAGATCAACCGGCAGGTAACATTTTCCAAAAGGAGAACTGGATTGTTGAAGAAAGCTAATGAAATCTCAGTCCTGTGTGACGCTGAGGTTGCTTTGATTGTCTTCTCTCACAAAGGGAAGCTCTTTGAATACTCCACAGATGATTC CATGGAAAAGATACTTGAACGCTACGAGAGATATTCTTATGCAGAGAGGCAACTAGTTGCCACTGATCTTGATTCACAG GGGAACTGGACCCTGGAGTATAACAGGCTCAAGGCAAAGGTTGAACTTCTACAGAGAAACCATAG GAACTATTTGGGGGAGGATCTAGACTCCATGAGTCTCAAAGAGCTACAGAACTTAGAGCAACAGATTGATACCGCCCTTAAACACATTCGGGCGAGAAAA AACCATCTGATGAGTCAGTCGATTTCTGAGCTGCAGAGAAAG GAGAGGGAAATTCAAGTGCAAAACAACATGTTAGTGAAGCAG AtcaaggagaaggagaagaaggatAAAGCGCTGGCACAGCCGGCATTCTGGGATCTGCAAAATCATGGCCCTAATGCTTCCTCACTCCTTTTATCACAGCCGGCAGGCCTGCCACTGCCTTGCTTAAACATCGG TGGCAGTCACCAGGAAGAAGCTCCTGATCAAGCGAGGAGGAATGAGCTTGGCCATACGCTGGAACCAATTTATTCTTTTCACCTTGGAGGTTACGGAGCATGA